From Plasmodium chabaudi chabaudi strain AS genome assembly, chromosome: 12, the proteins below share one genomic window:
- a CDS encoding conserved protein, unknown function (term=annotation;date=20130223;qualifier=removed_product=conserved Plasmodium protein, unknown function;qualifier=added_product=conserved protein, unknown function;curatorName=ucb@sanger.ac.uk;~pfam_scan;Pfam:PF09725.5; E()=7.8E-36;score=122.8;query 47-157;description=Fra10Ac1;~iprscan;InterPro:IPR019129 : Folate-sensitive fragile site protein Fra10Ac1;Pfam:PF09725; score=2.3E-34;query 47-157;description=Folate-sensitive fragile site protein Fra10Ac1), translated as MGSYIDLSGYQIPKNVFDKMDPFERHKLMMSLRMLEKNRNTDCQYLTDYDILKKKYKFIHDVSNEKNSLLQNYYSSICNKYVICDLSKYKEAKIGLRWRTEEEIIKGKGHIICSSKKCDNTDLNTYKFLFQYVEEGIEKKTNVKVRACMDCAYKLHYRKIKKYLKKKKKKKRKEKRIKHRSTSSNESSSTSSSFDDNRSKSTKRKKYYIKKKLEKISLKTQEKKNEENMYFHDLIF; from the exons atggGGAGCTACATTGATTTGAGTGGATACCAAATCCCAAA gaaTGTGTTTGATAAGATGGATCCGTTCGAACGACACAAACTTATGATGTCCCTTCGTAtgttggaaaaaaatagaaatacTGATTGTCAATATTTAACTGACtatgatattttaaaaaaaaaatacaaattcaTACATGATGTG TCTAACGAAAAGAACTCGCTTTTGCAAAACTACTATAGCAGTATTTGCAACAAGTATGTTATATGCGATTTGtctaaatataaagaagcAAAG ATCGGGCTAAGGTGGAGAACAGAGGAGGAAATAATCAAAGGGAAAGGACACATAATATGCTCTTCtaaaaaatgtgataaTACCGatttaaatacatataaatttttatttcaatatGTTGAAGAAGGAATCGAAAAGAAa aCGAACGTAAAAGTGCGGGCATGTATGGATTGCGCATATAAATTGCATTacaggaaaataaaaaaatatttaaaaaaaaaaaaaaaaaaaaaacgaaaagaGAAAAGGATTAAGCATAGATCAACCTCAAGTAATGAAAGTAGTAGCACTTCATCAAGCTTTGATGATAATCGATCAAAATCAACCAAACGGAAAAAATACTAT atcaaaaaaaagcttgaaaaaatatcctTAAAGActcaagaaaaaaaaaacgaagaaaACATGTATTTTCATGatttgatattttaa